One window of the Ictidomys tridecemlineatus isolate mIctTri1 chromosome 11, mIctTri1.hap1, whole genome shotgun sequence genome contains the following:
- the Ubiad1 gene encoding ubiA prenyltransferase domain-containing protein 1: MAALQAPGEKINIQTGETAKAGDRDPLGNDWPEQDRPPQRSWRQKCASYVLALRPWSFSASLTPVALGSALAYRSQGVLDPRLLVGCAVAVLAVHGAGNLVNTYYDFSKGIDHKKSDDRTLVDRILEPQDVVRFGVFLYTLGCVCAACLYCLSSLKLEHLALIYFGGLSGSFLYTGGIGFKYVALGDLVILITFGPLAVMFAYAVQVGSLAIFPLVYAIPLALSTEAILHSNNTRDMESDREAGIVTLAILIGPTFSYVLYNTLLFLPYLIFSILATRCSISLALPLLTIPMAFSLERQFRSQAFNKLPQRTAKLNLLLGLFYVFGIILAPVGSLPKL; this comes from the exons ATGGCTGCGTTGCAGGCCCCGGGGGAGAAGATTAACATCCAGACGGGAGAGACGGCCAAGGCCGGCGACCGCGACCCGCTGGGGAACGACTGGCCCGAGCAGGACAGGCCACCCCAGCGCTCCTGGAGGCAGAAGTGCGCCTCCTACGTGCTGGCGCTGAGGCCCTGGAGCTTCAGTGCCTCGCTCACCCCGGTGGCCCTGGGCAGTGCCCTCGCATACAGATCCCAGGGCGTCCTGGACCCTAGGCTGTTGGTGGGTTGTGCCGTGGCTGTCCTGGCTGTGCACGGGGCCGGCAATTTGGTCAACACTTACTATGACTTTTCCAAGGGCATTGACCACAAAAAGAGTGATGACAGGACCCTGGTGGACCGCATCTTGGAGCCCCAGGATGTTGTTCGGTTTGGAGTCTTCCTCTACACCCTAGGTTGTGTCTGTGCCGCTTGCCTCTACTGCCTGTCCTCTCTGAAACTGGAGCACTTAGCTCTCATCTACTTTGGAGGCCTATCTGGCTCTTTTCTCTACACAGGAG GAATTGGATTCAAGTATGTGGCACTGGGGGACCTTGTCATCCTCATCACTTTCGGCCCACTAGCCGTGATGTTTGCCTATGCTGTCCAGGTTGGGTCCCTGGCGATTTTCCCTCTGGTCTACGCCATCCCCCTGGCCCTCAGCACCGAGGCCATCCTCCATTCCAACAACACCAGGGACATGGAATCCGACCGGGAGGCGGGCATCGTCACGCTGGCCATCCTCATCGGCCCCACCTTCTCCTACGTGCTCTACAACACGCTGCTCTTCCTGCCCTACCTGATCTTCAGCATCCTGGCCACACGCTGCAGCATCAGCCTGGCGCTGCCCCTGCTCACCATTCCCATGGCCTTTTCTCTCGAGAGGCAGTTCCGCAGCCAGGCCTTCAACAAGCTGCCCCAGAGAACGGCCAAGCTCAACCTCCTGCTGGGGCTCTTCTATGTCTTTGGCATCATCCTGGCTCCAGTGGGCAGTCTGCCCAAACTCTGA